The genomic stretch GCAGCCATTATTATGCAGTTTTCTTTCACTTGGTTTAGATGTTTGACTGTCAACACATTTCTGTTGAGCCTGGCCTGCGAAGGCTTTCCTTCTGTAATATGTGTGCTACGTGGCGCGTGTAGTAGTGTAGCACCGCCCGGCCCGCGCGGCGCGTGACCTTGTGGCCCGTCGCGGGCTGCACTCCGTTATATAATCACACCACATGCGACAATATAATGCTATATTTGAGATTACCGTAGTCTATCTACACTCGTCATTGTTCTAACAttgataacaaattattttgatgattGCGAAAATTTTTACTATAGTTCGCACAATCTAAGAAGTCAACTCTTGACAGTTGCCATGTTGTGTAGGTAAATAAGATCTTATGACCGATTCCTAAGTCATATTGAGTAAAAATACCTAATATGTACCGTAAAAAGTAGTGAGATCCATAGATCGACTTGGTCATCGCACGTAATCATgcaatagactaaacaataataCGAGAATGTATACacaagtaggtatacttgttttgatgcgatggccaagtcaatctattttatttgaaacgtaaaataaatgtaatattgatatgataacaatttacttaTCTATGTAATAATTTAAGACAGAAGATCAGAAGGAAGGAAAGTagagactaaataaaataaccgacttggtagtacatggatctcacaactttttacggtagaaCAACTGAGGTGCGAGACTAGGTCtgtttttacagaatgttttgatggtatctcacttGTTTTTGTAGATAGTCCAATATGACGCATAACGATGCGTTATGGTATGTCTTAgtacttatgtacctacatatactgGGTGTAAGGGAAACGCTTCCGAAAACAAAAACAGGCGATAGTGCTGGTGATTACTGATACGAAGGCACCAAAAAAAAcgcgaaaaaaaaaccaattttttacacttttttttcggttttttttaggTCACTAGCCTTTGATACATACAAAGAAATAgaatcgcaataaaaaaaaccatattcagtaattatttttcaaaacgcaatgtaaattaattcaatcagcTGTGAAGCCACGGGTCAACTAACTCGACCGCGCAATACTTTGTTGCACGTAGTAGGCACAGCGGTACAGACTATGTGTGCGTGGGCGAGCCCTACACTACTACATACGCAAACGTCAAGCGCCAAGCCGACGcgcctaaaataaaacagaagtgacaataatgattaaacatgcATTATGCCTACACtgctaacattttgttttattattttacgtaagttcgttttttgtttttaagcttttttaacttcactattctgatttattatttaatcatcattcaatcatttaattattatgtaatcattaaatcatctttctaaacgaactacaaatcaaaacattttgcttacCTTAAGTAACATACCAACATGCCGTATAAGTGACACTGAGATAGTTTTATCCCTAACGTCCAGTACCGTTAGGTAGCGATAGTAGGTATCAATTTAGTCCGTTTTGCTTCACTACTAAGAAGCCTTCACACGTTCATGCATTTAGTttgattctttattaattaatttattaaagataaaataactgaGAAACGTAATTAAAGACGAATAAAACAGTAGCAGACAAAGGAAGCAAGAGGAGTGTCTGCAATTTATTGATCTTTGAACAAGAAGATGGCGCCGACACCGCGCCGCCACCGGGTAGATCTTTTCGGGGAAGTTCGAGCAATGTTGccacttttatttgaatttttgtattaaaatttgcatttgtttcttctttatttcttaagtGTGCAAAAACTATTATGAATCAAGTAACTATTAAGATAGTTTTTCTCAAGTTCATCAGTAGTAGGTCATGGGGTAAAAATCAAGACCTCGCAacaaggtattttttgtttttttatttcgtctaagtattatttacataaaaataaactggcaaCACTGTTGGTACTTGTGCAACCGTGCAACAGTTTTAAAGTCAGTATTTCCTTGCGAATTACGTAGACGCGCCTAATTTTGTTCCGGTTacgtttttagaataaaattacagttttgttgttattgttagttaattgttaagtttctttttagttattgttaagtttcttgttagttattgttaagtttgtgttcgtgttgttaagtttgtgttcgtgttgttTAACAATGCCACAACCGTACGTGTACAGTGCTCGTGAATACGGCAACATGTTGATGTGTTTAGGCGAGGCCCGGGGTAATGCTTCCCTTGCATTAAGGATTTACCGGGAAAGACATCCAAACGTGCGGCATCCCTCTGATTCTGACTCGTATAATAACGGCAGCATTCCAACGAGTTCTAGAAAATCGCCCGATTGCTCCCGCTGCGTCAGGTGGTGGGCGACTTGCTGATGTACAATCGGAGGAGCGTATTTTAGAGGTCGTCCGTCGAAATCCACGCCTAGGCACACGCAGCGCTGCTAAGTTGCTGCGACGGCGTAATGGATCAGTCGTCTCTCACTGGCTGGTGCATAAAGTGTTACGGCGTGAGAGAATGCGCCCGTACAAGGTACATAAAGTACATGCGTTGGTTCCCGGTGACCGTGAGCGTCGTCTTAATTATTGCCGCTGGCTAGTGGACCATCAGCAACGGAGTAGGTTCATTGAGCATGTCATCTGGACGGACGAGGCGACATTCACAAGGAACGGTCTGTGGAATAGAAGGAACGCTCACGTGTGGTCACAGACGAACCCATACGCCTGCCAACAAACTGGGCACCAAACCCGATGGTCCGTCAACGTTTGGGCGGGAATTTATAACGGCCAAATACTGGGACCAGTGTTTTTGCCACAGCGACTCGATGGAGCACGTTATCTAGAACTGATCAACGTACATGTGGACAACTTTTTAGATTCGTTGTCGCTGGCAGAGTACCGAAATACATGGTTCCAGCACGATGGTGCCCCGCCGCACGTAGTGAGAAGTGTCCGTGAGCGTCTCTCGGTGATGTTGGAAGACCGGTTGATCGGCAGGCTAGGGCCACAAGCTTGGCCACCCCGTTCGCCCGATCTAACCcccttagactttttttgtgGGGATACGTTAAGGAAAGAGTGTTCGACCGCGAGTGTTCTAGTGCGGATGAAATGCGGCAAAGACTAATAGACGTATTCAATCAGTTACGTGAGCATTCTAATGAAGACCCAACTTTGATGCCCCGTCTTCATGCGGAAACATATCGCCGAGCCCGCCTCTGCATCGAGATGAATGGGGCACAATTCGAGCCCCACCTTGTTCGATCGCAAAGGATTTAGCTAGGTAAGTGTTTTACAGTAAACAATACGCTTCAACCTATACCTACGTATTGGATGAATAGGCGCGTGTTTCACCgtaccgcccgccgcgccgctggATCGTGCGGGCGGTACGGTAGGTATGAAAATTGCGCGCGCGTGCGATGTCGTTTACCTTAAATTCTGTACGCTGTACATTGcggttttgaaaaatactaaatcactaatacattaaccatttggtgaatggttattgttattaaactgtGTTCGTATAATAAAGCAAAAGTCTTTTGGCTTCGAGAGCGTTTTCCTTACACccagtattattattacattaaacattgaattgaaaaaagaactttgtaatctcatacatttgTATAGGATTACAAATCGcattattgatgcagttgatttTATCCAGAAAAGTGGACCGAATTTACGAAATATTAGTTTTccttgatgtaggtactaaacaCTAATAGAATTCTAAGTTTGAAGCTTCTatgtctgctagaagtgccttaaACTTTTGATTATTTCTCAGccagtcagtcagtgacaaaatttcgataTTTTGACAAGTTATCAAGACAAAAAACTTTTTGAAAGATCAACACCATTGTGTACACAACATCAAAGATCGAccgtatattatattaaaccaaaaaaatatctttgaatatctctgtaaattatataatatgcatatgttacggtaaatctgattaattgaaaattattaataattttacaaaattattaataataagcgcatgatttggtaaatgtgaataatcgatcgaaatttattacttttagtagtaattattaataattcacgacacatattggtgtaagtaataaaataaatataaacccaatgttttttgaccagcaggtatttatttataatattaaacaccgtcttacgattatattaattagagatcacacaaacaaggttacttgtacttgttttaaaacgaaaggacaaaaaaatcacatattctgaactagaatattaaGGCACATTTATCTGGgttcgctgtcattgcagcggtaagtcccctgtttgaggaggaGCTAGAGAGGcaccatggcgtcctcacctaccacctgacgcaggtgcttaccggacatgggagtttgggtaggttcctgtttctaaTTGGCGGGaagaaacgcccgggtgtcatcactgcgaggaccgcccgtcAGAGCTGcggagccatcagaccaccacagatggggcccagtagggctgacgcctaatcgggagctgcggactatctagcgagtttaccggggctctggatcgaaaagcaggagtaggaacggggtggtttttagtcagtaagagtctgacactccctctcacctcgccaaaAAAAGCACAATAAAACTTATGCAAGAAAGTCtttcgtggtacataaaattgtaacaaaaattaaattaaacaataattatttttttcattaacaaaatcaaaacgaaTCCTAATAGCAATCATaatcaacaatcatatttggtttgcctgtaaatcttctgtagcacctataaatgcaacaaattaaagtattatcatagaattcaacaaatatttgttgtgcaagtacaatatattgccgtttaaattgaaataaaaataacatcttggccacatttatcactactagggtaaaattattaataataaccgacaactgtgattaatttatcactttaacCTCGAGttttggtaattattaataataatacataattattaataattttccattattcactcttaccgtaacaattttaataaaagtgttaaATGTGTACATTGGAACTTGGTGTAATGGGATGATGACTaaataacctgggtgtcttcaaagcccgagtgaataggttgattatgggcagacgtgctccaccgtaggccgcatcatcacttaccatcaggcgaggtagcggccaaacgtcggcccatttaacataaaaaaaaaatgtttgcaaaTGGCCGTCtgtttcaataattaaatatttagacaatagcatttttgtaactttatcATGGACATGAGAAATAATGTTTCCTAGATGGATGGACAAAATCAGACGATTCCACATAAATCACTATGCTTAATAAAAGAGTTTTAATGTAAAGTAATGAAATGAATGGAATTTTGCAGCGGTGTTGATCCCGATCCCTCAGTACCCGCTGTACTCGGCGTCGCTGGCGGAGTACGGGCTGGAGCAGGTCGGCTACTACCTGGACGAGGACCACAACTGGGCGCTCGACATCAACGAACTCGAGCGCGCCTTCACCGACGGCAGCAAGACGCACGCCGTGCGGGCCATCGTCGTCATCAACCCCGGCAACCCCACCGGACAGGTACACCATACCACgccatactatatactataccgTGCGGGCCATCGTCGTCATCAACCCCGGCAACCCCACCGGACAGGTACACCATACCACgccatactatatactataccgTGCGGGCCATCGTCGTCATCAACCCCGGCAACCCCACCGGACAGGTACACCATACCACgccatactatatactataccgTGCGGGCCATCGTCGTCATCAACCCCGGCAACCCCACCGGACAGGTACACCATACCACgccatactatatactataccgTGCGGGCCATCGTCGTCATCAACCCCGGCAACCCCACCGGACAGGTACACCATACCACgccatactatatactataccgTGCGGGCCATCGTCGTCATCAACCCCGGCAACCCCACCGGACAGGTACACCATACCACgccatactatatactataccgTGCGGGCCATCGTCGTCATCAACCCCGGCAACCCCACCGGACAGGTACACCATACCACgccatactatatactataccgTGCGGGCCATCGTCGTCATCAACCCCGGCAACCCCACCGGACAGGTACACCATACCACgccatactatatactataccgTGCGGGCCATCGTCGTCATCAACCCCGGCAACCCCACCGGACAGGTACACTACACTATACACTACACCGCGCCATACTATACACTACACCGCGCTATACTATACACTACACCGCGCCATACTATACACTACACCGCGCCATACTATACACTACACCGCGCTATACTATACACTACACCGCGCCATACTATACACTACACCGCGCTATACTATACACTACACCGCGCTATACTATACACTACTCGCACTGTACTGCCTGCCACACTGCCCACTGTTGCTTGGGATTGAGCTACTTAGCTATATGACTTTCTGATCCGATCTTCGCGAGGAAAAAGTTATCTTGTCATGGATTCCATACTATTTTATCATATGTATAAGAGTTCAAGTTGAACGAAAATTAACGTGTTTTAACGACCTTTACATATTCatctatacaaaaatattataaagaggaaaggtttgatttatttgtttgtttggaatgAATAGGTTCCGAAACTACTAgaccgattttaaaaaatctttcaccGTTGGCAAGCTTCTCTATTCCCGagggacataggatagtttcattttcaaaataggGATGCTTAATAAAACTGGAATAATCTTATCCAAGGTGTAACAAAAAACTTCCTTCAATCGCGTGCGCTGCGAGAACTATTAATGATAGAACAAAATGATGTATATACAATGTTTCAGGACACATCATTATCTATGTACTTATAAAAATTGTCGCGACAGTCTCCATCTTTTATAGTTACAACAACACAATAAGCgtcctttattaaaaaataaattaattcccgATAGAAAAGGCTCTTTATTCGTACCTAGGTATTGAtcgttatcaaaataaatacatcattATTTAAGACTACTTCAATACCTTCATATCACCTTTTAAATGATTCGATTCGGATATTCCATTCAAAAGATATCACGAgtttaaataatagaaaaatcgGAGGGGAAAAGTACctaaacataaacaatgtaaatacaaaaaaaattgtgttttgttttcaatgaatgtattttattgcGTATTTTCTTCATTGGGATGGGCTGCTAGGGCTAGCTATTAAAAGTGTTGAGCAAAACATGAAAGACTCTGAATGTGTCAGGTGCTGACCCGCAGTAACATCGAGGACATAATAAAGTTCGCCCAGAAGCACAGTCTGTTCGTGTTCGCCGACGAGGTCTACCAGGACAACGTGTACGACAAGGACAGCAAGTTCTACTCCTTCAAGAAGGTGGGTCGCACTCTTCACACACATTATACAATTtgataaaaagttaataaacgACAATTTAAAGTGAATGCTCCGTACAGAACTACTTTTGTAGTACGGAGGTCCTACTTGCGACTTGAAACATAGAAGTGTAATGTCTGTACTGTGCTACCTgctcatacatattttaatttctttaaaaatcatTGTTCCATTGTTAGATTTTGCAGTAGCAATTATAGTAGTCACCTATGTGGAAATGAGTGTCGCGGTCTAAAATATAGTTCGCTACGGCTGCCGCCTGCGGTAATTAGTTTGTAGACGTAAACGGCCAAGTCGCGACATCTGTATATTGTTTCGTCACACTTATTATGTTTTCATGACTCTTTCATTATTTGCCTGCTTATTTAATcagttgaaattttatttaggaCTTGTTTCTGAATGTGTGGATAGCCGATGTGTatcagataattttgaattagaaTGTAATTAGTATGCACTATCTGCCACATGAGTTTATCGGGAACTtgtatgaaggtggtgaaacgagcgcttaatattttaaatggttGTTTTCAACAAATGAGCTATGCAAATGCTAgggaatatattataatatatttaagaatatatttaatgattattaatgacttacacataataaaattaatgaatgtgCAGGTGATGACGGAGATGGGTGCCCCGTACAACAAAGTGGAGCTAGCGTCGTTCATGTCCATCAGTAAGGGGTACGTGGGCGAGTGTGGACTCAGGGGCGCCTGGATGGAGCTCTGTAACCTGGACCCCGAGGTACAGGCCCATCTCTACAAGGCCATCTCCGCCATGCTCTGCTCCACCACGCTCGGACAGACTGCCGTCGACTGCGTCGTGAGTACACTACACTGCTATACACGACATTTCAACAGAGATATATTAAGTCCACACTGACTGAGCAATTATGCAAAAAAATTCATACCTTCACATCATCACTTCCAATTAGACAGTCTGTTAAGTTTCAAATGTTATATCCAGGTGAAGCCCCCGAAGCCAGGCGAGCCTTCATACGAGCTCTGGCACAAGGAGAAGACGGCCATACTGGATTCCCTGAAGAAACGAGCCCAGATGATCGCAACATTCAacactatggatggcttctcctGTAACGTCGTGCAGGTCGGTGCTCTACCAGTCGCCCGTAGTACTTGCGTCGCGTACTGTACCTGACTATACATGTTCCTGACTTTGTCCAGGGCGCGATGTACGCGTTCCCCCGCATCCAGTTGTCCCCCAAGGCCATCGAGGCGGCGGCCGCTGCCAAGAAGCTGCCCGACGTCTTCTACGCATTCAAACTGCTCGAGGAAACCGgtcagttattttaaaaaccttACAGACTAACACAGAAAGAGAAACAGAATGGAAACAAATATGCTAATAACAAGcctaatacaaatataaatattttgtaagactCAGTCTTACCGCGATAAGCTTAGTCCCACGGTGATAACATCTCATCAGGTATAGATGCATAATTTTgtataagaaataatttaaatcaagaATCTAGTGGTCTGAAACatctcttttatttaattatagctACTCCCGGTTTCGCCCGCTAATTGACTCCCATTAGCTAACATGTTGTTTTATGGCCTATAAACTTCTGTACTGTCcaactcaaaaataattattcaatgcgTGATGTTCTGGAGCATTAGCACTTTTACACAAAAACTCAAGTGTTCAGCTTTATACAAGTATGATGTTTTGTCTGCGTGGCAGGTATCTGCGTGGTCCCGGGCTCTGGGTTCGGGCAGCGGCCCGGCACGTACCACTTCCGCACCACCATCCTGCCGCAGCCGCAGCAGCTGCAGGACATGCTCGACGTGTTCCGGGGCTTCCACCAGAAGTTCACCAAGGAGTACTCCTAAACACCAGCATACGAGTCACTAGTCACCACTGAACTACTGTTTGTAGCTGCGAACTGGACCTCTACCGACATATTCCTAGAGAAACATGTGTAACTCGCACTATATGATGTATAGGCGTCGTCATTACTGTAGCGACACCTCGCTTGCTCAAAATTGCATATTTAACAgcactaaataaaaaatcgcTTAACTTTTAGAACAGTGCAGCTATTGTCTTATTAAATTGTAAGATGGTCACTTTAATTGTGAAAGAAATACTTACTATTTCGCAGCTTCAAACATGTAAAAAGGTGTCAGTATGTGCAATCGTAGGACTAGTTCCTGCTAGGTGAATATTAACTTTGTATGATGTGTGCAAGTGTATGATGTATGCAAGTTGTGTATACGTCGCGCCGTAGTCGACATACCAGTAGTTTGCGATTTAATACTACTTACTATATTTGCAAGCTAACTCTGAGATTACGCTGATATCTTTATTATTGTTCTCCTGAGTTATGTATCTCGATGTTAAGACTTGAAATGTTTTCCTGAAAATAGGATTGTCATTGAGTGGGGGTTGACCCAGTGCCATACATAGACTAGTCCGCACTCGCGTCACCTCGACTCAGGCTGGTCGCCTTCTGTGCCAGACtattgtatttactatttttatgcagttttattttattaatgcaattgtatttaattattgctgactgcctcgttggtcgagtggtcgcaagtgcgactgccgtaaaggggtctcgggttcgattcccaggtcgggcaaagtattgctgacctattttcggttttccgaaaatttctcagtagtagcacggagtttggaatagtgcccagtatatggtaataggctcacacatgggacttataaaataaatggtaaaaagtggatgtacattgtatagcggcattatgtgccgtaaagTGTACCTCTgatgataaaaggcgtgacgttgcgttgtatttaattattttaagcacaatacatttcttttttgtattttttttaccgCGGTACTcacttttgttattaatttgtgtgcaatcaattaaaataataatcaaagacTATAGCTATACTTTATTCAGTTATACTTGTTACTTTAAGCGACTATTGTTATTCATTGTGTATTTATATATGATTTATTGTAACATTCGTTTTATTCTTAAAATGAAACTTGCCTTTACCAACTGCTACTGAAATGTACGACATTCTGGTCTATCggtgcaataaaattattggagTCATTCCATCTTGGAAATAAAGCGTTTAATGCAAATAATGTGATTTCGTTAATATACTAGTTAAGTGATTGTTATTGCGTACTTGAAATCgaataaaatgtaaagcaaagcatttccttgttttaatttattccatGGAGCACTAGTCTGCTACGTAAATGTAGTCATCAGTGTAACACAAGCTAACCTGGGCCAGTGTAGTTTGTTACTGCTGGTAGGTCTACATTGCTGTTTGCTGTTACCAAGTCATAAAGCTTCGAGGTTTAAAAGCTATCAAttactaaacatatttttactaaatcgaaaaattataatatctaaaaGGATCCTCTTCCTCTCAAGGATCTTCCTAacacatcaaaaatatttatgtgttaagAATTAAGCAACAACCACATTAGTGTCACaattccggagctacggactacctaacgggttaccgacgttccggctcaaagcagaagtcGGAACgatttttggtcagtaagataGCCTTGGCTCGACCAAGGcttgagaagtcattggatgatcgtTCTGTACAATAACAAGGTAGTTAACTACAACACGCCCTATTCTTGCATTAGCCACGTCAAGCATTACGAAGTAAAGCGAATGACCTGACTGTTAAGATTTGTGCGATAAGAAACCAGAGATGTGCGATGCAATAAATAACGAAGTGTCtgattaaaaacaacaatataccTAGTAAATGTACAGTGTAATGTGTAGATAATCACCGCCAATCAAATCAACGCCATCTTGCTTCAATATAAGCCAAACAAGGCAGTAATTCGGACCGAGATGCTCGAGATGTGTAGAGGGCGCTAGCAGGGACTTTTGGCCAGGGTCTGTTCTCGTATTGTTTTGATGTAGGTACTCCGTGCTCGTGCCAATAGGTTCAGTTATTTGTTCACCCACTTCCGAGTGAGTCGACCATTCGTTTATTGAACGACTGCAGTTACCTTCCAAgaatcattgaaatatttacagtTGTAGgtagaaaatgaaattaaagaatttacacacaaaaaacattaaaccaaaaatattagTACTTACATACGACaatcataaaattgtttacttgcgtaggtaaacaaaaaaaaaatgttttctcctGATTGATAAGGGCAGTAAAATGTTCATGACTCACGAATATATAATAAACACCACTACTTACAACTAGTTCGTTTAAGTAtttataggtacctaggtacttatcGATATTGTTCAcgctgtaataaaaaatataataacacacGTACAACgtagttactttttatttttttaatattcttttgatgggggaaaatcgtccaatgtcttctcccgccttaggtgaggcagGAAGGAGTTCcatcttctgctttgagccggagccccggtaacctttcaAGGTAAATAGCTCTGTCTCGTGAGTATAGTGAGGAACTACAAAGAACTACGATACCAGTCTATGAATAAGCAGAATAGATTAGATCTTATCTGTATGTATTATAAGAGATACTTACAACATATGAAATAGGTGGGCACCCCTAGCTCAGTAGGGCTGTCTATACTGAATGGGCTACTGGTCAGATAAGAGTATTGTTTACTAAGTGGACTACGTCTTCGTGAGATAAGATAGGAAagcacggtggaacatacggtggcggtgtgtcctgcatgggctgagcactgCCGTGTcttcagggatgtggtcggcgacggcgatctctcgcgtccggcattggttcagaccatggtgcggagcgaggggcactgggatgccgtctcctccttctgcgaagcagtcatgctagctaaggaggaggcggggcgccgTGAGCCGTCGCGAGGAACGAACCTCCTCGGggacgccccagccgtcgctaGAGACACCCGTGCGaatgcctcaaagagccatcagaccaccacagatggggcccagtagggctgatgcctgatccggagcttcggactacctaacgggtttaccggggctccggctcgacaagcaggagtaggaacggggtggtttttagtcagtaagagcctgacactccctctcgcctcgccccgGGAGGAGGAGTCatagaatgattttcccccctcaaaaacaagTTGGAGGTGCCTCCACTGAGTAGAATGAACGAGTACCAGGTGCCCATCGTAAGGTGGACACTGGAGGAAGTGCACGTGTATTGACAGAGTGTAACTCCACTTACTACATTACACATAACTGAagttaaatcaataaaatagatAGGATTAAAACGATGTTGTTCTAGCAGAGAGGGTTATACCTACAATATGATTATTAATAAGTATAGGTAGgttatacttattaaaatatgatcTCGTTTCTTCCAATTAGTATTGAATGTCACCAAGTGTTGTAATATTATCAGCGGGCACAAGAGGCTCTCGATGCGGCGATAGGCTGTGATCCCCCGGACTCTCGCCGAGTGCCGAGTGGAGAGAGGGCCGCGGCCTCGGGTCGAGCACGCAGCGGTCGCGCACCGGAT from Spodoptera frugiperda isolate SF20-4 chromosome 4, AGI-APGP_CSIRO_Sfru_2.0, whole genome shotgun sequence encodes the following:
- the LOC118272351 gene encoding alanine aminotransferase 1 isoform X1 — translated: MSQIKLISRASRVLSVSGAAVRTELSGTVLQSQGNHTSIRTMASDQKKALTLETMNPHVKKLQYAVRGPLVIRAAELEKEIEKGAQKPFKRVIKANIGDAHAMGQKPITFIRQVVACVSDPTLLECDLYPSDVKERAKGILAACAGQSVGAYTMSHGIELIRRHVAEYIEQRDGHKANWQDICLSGGASGGIKNCLQLLCNHKIDGKDTAVLIPIPQYPLYSASLAEYGLEQVGYYLDEDHNWALDINELERAFTDGSKTHAVRAIVVINPGNPTGQVLTRSNIEDIIKFAQKHSLFVFADEVYQDNVYDKDSKFYSFKKVMTEMGAPYNKVELASFMSISKGYVGECGLRGAWMELCNLDPEVQAHLYKAISAMLCSTTLGQTAVDCVVKPPKPGEPSYELWHKEKTAILDSLKKRAQMIATFNTMDGFSCNVVQGAMYAFPRIQLSPKAIEAAAAAKKLPDVFYAFKLLEETGICVVPGSGFGQRPGTYHFRTTILPQPQQLQDMLDVFRGFHQKFTKEYS
- the LOC118272351 gene encoding alanine aminotransferase 2 isoform X2, whose translation is MGQKPITFIRQVVACVSDPTLLECDLYPSDVKERAKGILAACAGQSVGAYTMSHGIELIRRHVAEYIEQRDGHKANWQDICLSGGASGGIKNCLQLLCNHKIDGKDTAVLIPIPQYPLYSASLAEYGLEQVGYYLDEDHNWALDINELERAFTDGSKTHAVRAIVVINPGNPTGQVLTRSNIEDIIKFAQKHSLFVFADEVYQDNVYDKDSKFYSFKKVMTEMGAPYNKVELASFMSISKGYVGECGLRGAWMELCNLDPEVQAHLYKAISAMLCSTTLGQTAVDCVVKPPKPGEPSYELWHKEKTAILDSLKKRAQMIATFNTMDGFSCNVVQGAMYAFPRIQLSPKAIEAAAAAKKLPDVFYAFKLLEETGICVVPGSGFGQRPGTYHFRTTILPQPQQLQDMLDVFRGFHQKFTKEYS